One window from the genome of Pantoea cypripedii encodes:
- a CDS encoding PP2C family protein-serine/threonine phosphatase: MKMMFASRCQQGMRDENQDRTGAKLDEHKACFLVCDGVAGLPGGDMAAQLVRDTLLGALQDNDDFTPEVTCEAVKLCQRVLLEAQGMNPNFSRMSTTLAALFIDREKQCAWWAHAGDSRVYHFRHGALHQVTRDHSLAQQLREAGYENTGINSNLLYNALGTEPVRPVTFSDVIALEDGDAFLVCTDGFWLNLTTEEMEQALRMVNVCEEWLALMEQAVNRSVKSDNLSALAIWVGEPQEATLLYSQADAARFLPSRY, translated from the coding sequence ATGAAGATGATGTTTGCCAGTCGCTGCCAGCAGGGTATGCGCGATGAAAATCAGGATCGCACCGGCGCGAAACTTGACGAGCATAAAGCCTGTTTTCTGGTATGTGATGGCGTCGCGGGACTCCCCGGTGGTGACATGGCTGCACAGCTGGTACGTGACACGCTGCTGGGTGCATTGCAGGACAACGATGACTTCACACCGGAAGTCACCTGCGAAGCGGTGAAACTTTGCCAGCGCGTGCTGCTGGAAGCGCAGGGAATGAATCCTAATTTTTCCCGCATGAGTACCACCCTTGCCGCCTTGTTTATTGACCGGGAAAAACAATGCGCATGGTGGGCGCACGCAGGTGACAGCCGGGTTTATCACTTCCGCCACGGTGCGCTGCACCAGGTCACTCGCGACCACAGTCTGGCCCAGCAGTTGCGCGAAGCCGGCTATGAAAATACCGGCATTAACAGTAATTTACTCTATAATGCGCTCGGCACTGAACCGGTACGACCGGTCACGTTTAGCGATGTGATTGCACTGGAGGATGGCGACGCATTTCTTGTCTGCACCGACGGATTTTGGCTCAACCTGACCACTGAAGAAATGGAACAGGCACTGCGCATGGTGAATGTCTGCGAAGAGTGGCTGGCATTGATGGAACAAGCGGTTAACCGCAGCGTAAAAAGCGACAATCTGAGTGCTCTGGCGATTTGGGTTGGCGAGCCACAGGAAGCAACGCTGCTTTATTCCCAGGCTGATGCGGCACGTTTTCTGCCGTCACGTTATTGA
- the tagF gene encoding type VI secretion system-associated protein TagF, producing the protein MATYIAPGWYGKLPTTGDFLRQRLSENTVTSWSHWFQQGLLHWHPQNDASTQLFLAAPVWNFVLPISPLRQQVQMGCLLPSCDRVGRAWPLLALHHFPLSQWHPAQLAISGEWFQELGATLLHAVRAAQTAEQLEQAILQVSPLLVPEKRRSDIMDVIGFDDLPSTLSWREVADHFDPQQHISYWWSNRSDGFAHATHKHSGPLTAQLFSLLFNPASGAQPGRNGLYPPMFE; encoded by the coding sequence ATGGCGACCTATATCGCCCCAGGCTGGTACGGGAAATTGCCGACAACCGGTGATTTCCTGCGCCAGCGTCTCAGTGAAAATACCGTGACATCCTGGAGCCATTGGTTTCAACAGGGATTGCTGCACTGGCATCCGCAAAATGATGCCAGCACCCAGCTTTTTCTCGCCGCACCGGTGTGGAATTTTGTGTTGCCGATTTCACCGCTGCGCCAGCAGGTACAAATGGGTTGCCTGCTGCCGTCGTGCGATCGTGTCGGTCGCGCCTGGCCGTTGCTGGCGCTGCATCATTTTCCACTCAGCCAGTGGCATCCTGCACAGCTGGCCATTTCCGGCGAGTGGTTTCAGGAACTGGGCGCCACCTTGTTGCATGCCGTGCGTGCCGCGCAAACAGCGGAGCAACTGGAACAGGCAATACTCCAGGTGTCACCTTTGCTGGTGCCGGAAAAGCGACGCTCTGACATCATGGATGTCATCGGCTTTGACGATTTGCCCAGCACGCTGAGCTGGCGTGAAGTGGCAGACCATTTTGATCCCCAGCAGCACATCAGCTACTGGTGGAGTAATCGCAGTGACGGTTTTGCTCACGCCACGCATAAACACAGTGGCCCGCTCACCGCGCAGCTTTTTTCGTTACTGTTTAACCCGGCGTCTGGTGCGCAGCCGGGACGTAACGGTCTTTATCCGCCCATGTTCGAATAA
- the tagH gene encoding type VI secretion system-associated FHA domain protein TagH, translating to MEFTIVQCNTDVPAKTVAFKPPGGTIGRSQDNDLVLPDESRAISRLQALVHLSPEGECRLTNQGSVTSVVLNGAALPRGVQAVLQHGDTLKIGDYGLEVRDPVRATTQKDDPLAFFAASEGDPLGLLDGLPGAIEEVLFEPVATRSERHNDARLGIDPQSDSSALPAIMSGSDQDKLIAALLEGMGLNNGHQTPINEEQMRVTGRMLSLFSQGTVALLSSRSILKRGVKADMTMILNEANNPFKILPSGKTVLMQMYQSQMPGFMPPETAVRDALVDLQAHQLGMIAGIRAIIAAMLQSFNPQRLEEQARRDGAMPKMPFSNTRKAALWDHFSRHYQRTAGEIEDDFHTLFGEAFLHAYDMEVNQYKDSQTRTEDA from the coding sequence ATGGAATTTACCATTGTGCAGTGCAATACGGATGTGCCGGCAAAAACGGTGGCGTTCAAGCCCCCGGGCGGCACCATCGGCCGCAGCCAGGATAATGATCTGGTGTTGCCGGATGAATCGCGGGCCATTTCGCGCCTGCAGGCACTGGTACACCTGTCACCAGAAGGCGAATGCCGCCTGACCAATCAGGGGAGCGTCACCTCAGTGGTGTTGAATGGTGCAGCGTTGCCCCGTGGCGTTCAGGCGGTTTTGCAGCATGGCGACACACTGAAGATTGGCGATTATGGCCTTGAGGTCCGCGATCCGGTGCGTGCAACCACGCAAAAAGATGATCCGCTGGCATTTTTTGCCGCCAGTGAAGGCGACCCCCTTGGCCTGCTGGATGGCCTGCCTGGTGCCATTGAAGAGGTTCTCTTTGAACCGGTCGCAACACGCTCTGAACGCCATAACGATGCCCGCCTGGGTATCGATCCGCAGAGCGATTCCTCCGCCCTGCCCGCCATTATGTCCGGCAGCGACCAGGATAAACTGATTGCGGCTTTGCTGGAGGGAATGGGGCTGAATAACGGCCATCAGACGCCGATCAATGAAGAGCAAATGCGGGTCACTGGCCGAATGCTGAGTCTGTTCTCGCAGGGAACGGTTGCGCTGCTCTCCTCGCGCTCGATTCTCAAACGCGGTGTCAAAGCTGACATGACGATGATCCTCAATGAGGCCAATAACCCGTTCAAGATTCTGCCCTCCGGTAAAACGGTGTTGATGCAGATGTACCAGAGCCAGATGCCAGGCTTTATGCCGCCGGAAACAGCAGTACGCGATGCGCTGGTGGATTTACAGGCACATCAGTTAGGAATGATCGCCGGCATTCGCGCCATTATTGCGGCGATGCTGCAATCCTTTAATCCGCAGCGGCTGGAAGAGCAGGCACGACGCGACGGTGCCATGCCGAAAATGCCGTTCTCCAACACCCGTAAAGCCGCCCTGTGGGATCATTTTTCCCGTCATTATCAGCGCACCGCCGGTGAAATTGAAGATGACTTCCACACCCTGTTCGGCGAAGCCTTTCTTCATGCCTACGATATGGAAGTCAATCAATACAAAGACTCCCAAACGCGGACCGAAGACGCATGA